From the genome of Lotus japonicus ecotype B-129 chromosome 6, LjGifu_v1.2, one region includes:
- the LOC130723659 gene encoding F-box/kelch-repeat protein At3g23880-like → MAQDSDCEGDDRNDVVSFPPRARQRFTTSTETLTPPSLPPAGDSLHAPPLPFDLVVEILCRLPVNSLLQFRCVCKSWNSLISDPKFAKNHLHCSPPDFTRHHLMGSDIEDEDSYNYRLKAYPLISVFNAVPSAATHLEYPLIYTRIIDEIVGSCNGIVCVANRQGGFAVFWNPSTRRFKKSPPLQNPRIPGSYTVYGFGYDHFADSYKVVAVLCYKSGDDGLCKTQVKVHTLGTNCWRMIQDFPSCAPVQSAIFVSGKLNWLANQSESRLIISQDMGKECYQQLLLPNDYGQYDGGKKALDLRELRDCLSVSVYSFDSGSCDIWLMKEYGSKESWTKLFTVPNPDGSFSFTKPFHISKEDEVLVVNDGIVYLYNSRDNTFKIFPIQNINDWIVPVVYVESLISPCF, encoded by the coding sequence ATAGCGATTGCGAGGGCGATGATAGAAACGACGTCGTCTCATTTCCGCCACGGGCACGGCAGCGCTTCACAACTTCCACCGAAACCCTAACACCACCGTCACTTCCTCCCGCCGGTGACTCACTTCACGCGCCGCCGCTTCCGTTCGACCTCGTGGTGGAAATCCTCTGCAGACTCCCGGTGAATTCCCTCTTGCAATTCCGCTGCGTATGCAAATCCTGGAATTCTCTCATCTCCGATCCCAAATTTGCCAAAAACCACCTCCATTGTTCACCGCCGGACTTCACCCGCCACCACCTCATGGGAAGCGACATCGAGGACGAGGACTCATACAACTACCGTCTCAAGGCTTACCCTCTCATCTCTGTTTTCAACGCCGTGCCTTCCGCCGCCACTCACCTTGAGTACCCGCTGATATATACAAGAATTATTGATGAAATCGTTGGCTCTTGCAACGGCATCGTCTGTGTTGCCAACCGTCAAGGAGGTTTTGCTGTTTTCTGGAACCCTTCCACTCGGAGATTCAAAAAGTCCCCACCATTGCAAAATCCACGGATACCTGGTAGTTACACAGTATATGGTTTCGGTTATGATCATTTTGCTGACAGTTACAAAGTAGTTGCAGTTTTATGCTATAAAAGTGGTGATGATGGTCTTTGCAAAACACAAGTGAAAGTTCATACTTTGGGTACAAATTGTTGGAGGATGATTCAAGACTTCCCTTCATGTGCCCCTGTTCAATCAGCAATATTTGTGAGTGGCAAGCTTAATTGGTTGGCAAATCAGTCTGAATCTAGGCTTATTATTTCTCAGGATATGGGGAAGGAGTGTTATCAACAACTTTTGCTGCCTAATGATTATGGTCAATATGATGGTGGGAAAAAGGCTTTGGATTTGCGGGAGTTGAGGGATTGCTTGTCCGTGTCCGTCTATTCTTTCGATTCCGGGAGTTGTGATATTTGGCTTATGAAGGAGTATGGAAGTAAAGAGTCTTGGACTAAATTATTCACCGTTCCTAATCCGGACGGAAGTTTCTCGTTCACCAAACCATTTCATATCTCTAAGGAAGATGAAGTGCTGGTGGTTAATGATGGAATCGTATATCTTTACAATTCTAGAGACAACACTTTCAAAATTTTCCCAATTCAAAATATCAATGATTGGATTGTCCCAGTGGTCTATGTAGAAAGTTTGATATCACCTTGTTTTTAA